Part of the Vigna unguiculata cultivar IT97K-499-35 chromosome 3, ASM411807v1, whole genome shotgun sequence genome, ttcaataaacatttttaaaaattgaactattttcttttaatttaaccattttgtaaattaaataaataaaagttatctaaaaaataaataaaaattaggtataattactcgtatagtactcagtttggggctagtgtgtcaaataggtactaaattgaaacaaaaagacatatagggggactaaatcgaaatcaacacaatgtcatctgatagtgacactgacacgtggcattgtaatgccacatggcactaacaatgccatgtgtcacacatagggacttgacacgtggcattttttttcaaaaaattaaaaaaaaccacaaactgacacgtagcacgttagtcaactccgtttaaaagggacctaattgaagcactttttcaaaagttgggatgcaattgacactttttttaaaccggtacctatttgacacactagccccaaactggatactatacgagtaattatacctaaaaattatatacaatcaaattataaaagttatgtatatttatttttataatataattttattaactttgtcatagaaaaaataaacacacaTCATGTGTGTTGACTAGTATAACAATAATTGTAAAttcattattgtatttatttcctaaaattataattaacacGTTTTGACGACATtctaaagtaataaataatccGAAAAGGAAAGAtattcaataaaacaaaacaaaataaatagtatCGTTGAATGAAACTCTTCCAaagtcaataatattttaaacaataaaataagaaatcaatgttatatatatcatacaatacaataaataaatcataactATATTACAAATATGAAACCTTAAAATTCTCAGAAATTCCCAACACCACATATTCCCTTAACCAAATGAAGTAAATAATCCTTTGTTCCTAATGAGGCAAATCTTTGTCTATATAAGTAGTGCACAATTGCTGGTGTGGGTACTCAATAAAAGGTTCAGTTGTGTTTGAGTTTGTGCTTTGTCTTCTCACACAGTACGAGGAGGCGATAAATGGAAAGCCATGTCCACCACCCTTCGTCAAACGACGTCGTCGTTGTTAACATCAATGGCGACTCTGATTCTGACGCTCGCAGCCTTCACCCAACCGACCGTGCATTTTCCCCtcagcagcaacaacaacaaaaggTTGGTTGTGCATTCACTGTAACTTCAGCTTCAACGACCAACATACAATTTGATGAACAACAGTGACTAACATAACATGTTTGTTTGATGATGTTGGTGAGGCGCAGGAAGGGAACGAAAGAAGGGAGAGTTTGGTTCTTGCGTACAAAACTCTTGGGGTGGTGTTTGGAGGACTTGTGACGTCACCCCTCTACGTGTACCCTTCAATGCCACTCAAGTCTCCAACAGAAGATGACTATTTAGGCATTTACAGCATTATGTTTTGGACGCTTACTCTCATAGGGGTTGTCAAGTACGCCAATGTAGCCATTAGAGCCGATGACCATGGTGAAGGTACTTGCTACTTTCATTTTCTTTGGACTCAAAGTTGATACTTATTTGAAGTAACTTCAGACAAGTTTtactttaaattgaaatttttttactaaattttgttattgaCTTGCTTTAGATTAAAACATTGCAATGCAAAtcactaaattttgttaaaatcgACGAATATGAAGCAAACTTGTTATCAGTTTCGGTTGCTCACCCAAATGCACATTTCTACAGCTGCAAATTTGTTGGTTTCTGTTTCATGGCTATTCACAATGACCCTGTTTGAATCGCAGGTGGGACTTTTGCCTTGTATTCATTGCTTTGCAGGCATGTCAATATTGGGATCCTGCCCTCCAAGCATGTGGATTTGAACAAAACTAAGGACGCTCAGAAGACAACTTGGCTTGCCAGGTTCTTCCAAACAAGCGTAGTTGCTCGGAGGCTCTTGCTCTTCGTTGCTATGTTGGGTACTTGCATGCTTATTGGTGATGGTATACTTACGCCAGCAATTTCAGGTTTGGTGACAGTTGTATTTTTTCGTTTTTATCACGTTTCAGAAAGGTTAGATTCCTTTTTGTCACATTGAAATGTTTTGATTTGACTTTGCTTAATTTGTTTACAGTGTTGTCAGCTATGGATGGACTTAGAGCACCTTTTCCTTCAGTTAGCAAATGTAAGTTTTGGAGTTCGAACGGTTTTACTGTGATCCCTGGTATTTTGCAGCTTGCATTAATGGAAACTGTCAAACTCATTGAGCATGATTAATTTGATGTTTTGCTGTTTTAAACAAGTGTAAGAGGGAGTTTTTCATTGTGAACaatgaaatttattaaagtttggTATCTCAGATGTGATGAATGATTCCTTTCCTTATTCACTCTTCTGATTTATGTAACTCTAATTTCTCTTTTTTGGCATATGCTGCCACAGCGCTAGTGGAAGCACTCTCTGCAGCAGTTCTGATCGTTCTGTTCCTGTTGCAAAAGTTTGGTACATCCCGTGTTAGTTTCCTATTTTCCCCAATAATGGGCGCATGGACCCTGAGTACCCCAATTGTAGGAGTTTACAGCATTATACACCACTACCCTAGCATATTTAAGGCTTTATCTCCCCACTATATATTCCACTTCTTTTGGAGAAATGGAAAATCTGGATGGCTTTTACTTGGTGGTACTGTACTTTGCATTACAGGTATCTAACTCATCCTTTTTACATGATATATCCTTGCTGATATAGGACTGAGAAATTTATCTTTGGAACACGCCTTTGTATCCCTGTGAAATCATATTACAAATCCACGTGCTATGCTCAAGTACTTGTAGGAGTGATAAGGTGGCTTAGTAGTGAAATGGAAGGGAAGGGAGGGGAAAGTCTTGGTTCAACTCTCAGCTAACAAAAAAACTAACAACtaacatgtttttctttgttcttaatttcttcatcttgcTAGGTTCTGAGGCAATGTTTGCTGATCTTGGTCATTTCAACCAGAAGTCCATTCAGGTTGATATCTATAATTTTCTTACCTCTCTTTGAAGTTTGTGCATCCTTCTCAGCCAATTATTATCTTATACACTTTTCTTCTTTGTTAATATGATAACAGATAGCTTTTCTGTTCACAATCTACCCATCTTTAGTTCTGACTTATGCGGGACAGACAGCTTACCTGATCAAGCACCCCAATGATCATGATGATGGCTTCTACAAATTTATACCAACTCCAGTCTACTGGCCCATCTTTGTCATTTCCACTTCTGCTGCAGTTGTTGCTAGCCAATCATTAATATCAGCCACCTTTTCTGTAATCAAGCAATCAGTAGTGCTGGATTATTTTCCTAGAGTAAAGGTTGTCCACACATCCAAAAATAAAGAAGGAGAGGTTTACTCCCCTGAAGTGAACTACATTCTCATGGTCCTTTGCGTAGCTGTCATACTTATTTTTGGAGATGGAAAAGATATAGGAAATGCTTTTGGTATGTCTGTTTTTCAAGTCTCAATCAtaaatttagtatatgaaaCTATTTAGCAGTAATCTATGCAATAGTCTGATGATGGTGTGCCATTTATTGCAGGTGTTGTTGTAAGCCTAGTTATGCTTATCACCACTATATTGCTTACACTAGTCATGATCATGATATGGAGGACTCCTACTGTGCTGGTTTACCTGTACTTCGTTGTATTTTTTGTGATGGAAGGGGTTTATGTTAGTGCAGTTTTCACCAAATTTGCTGAAGGTGGATGGATTCCTTTTGCTATATCATTTATCCTTGCATTCATCATGTTTGGTTGGTTTTGTGGAAGACAAAGAAAGACTGATTACGAATTAAACCATAAGATAACCTTTGAGAGACTTGAAGAGCTTTTAGCTGACA contains:
- the LOC114177118 gene encoding probable potassium transporter 17; this translates as MESHVHHPSSNDVVVVNINGDSDSDARSLHPTDRAFSPQQQQQQKEGNERRESLVLAYKTLGVVFGGLVTSPLYVYPSMPLKSPTEDDYLGIYSIMFWTLTLIGVVKYANVAIRADDHGEGGTFALYSLLCRHVNIGILPSKHVDLNKTKDAQKTTWLARFFQTSVVARRLLLFVAMLGTCMLIGDGILTPAISVLSAMDGLRAPFPSVSKSLVEALSAAVLIVLFLLQKFGTSRVSFLFSPIMGAWTLSTPIVGVYSIIHHYPSIFKALSPHYIFHFFWRNGKSGWLLLGGTVLCITGSEAMFADLGHFNQKSIQIAFLFTIYPSLVLTYAGQTAYLIKHPNDHDDGFYKFIPTPVYWPIFVISTSAAVVASQSLISATFSVIKQSVVLDYFPRVKVVHTSKNKEGEVYSPEVNYILMVLCVAVILIFGDGKDIGNAFGVVVSLVMLITTILLTLVMIMIWRTPTVLVYLYFVVFFVMEGVYVSAVFTKFAEGGWIPFAISFILAFIMFGWFCGRQRKTDYELNHKITFERLEELLADSSVNRVPGICFFYTNIQDGLTPILGHYIKNMKSLHKVTVFTTLRYLLVPKVAPRERIVIKKSNLKGVYCCMIQYGYADALNLEGDHFVDQVISSLAKHIQKHQSPENLSDSEEIEEETSNLEEARLAGVVHVRGKTRFYIGLNCSWFDKFVLSFYEVMHNNCRSGLPALGIPPQQRIEVGMLYEA